CAAGTCGAAGGCTCTAAGCAAGCCGCCTAACTCTGTAGTGAGGCCTACTTtgacctctctctctctcgcgcgcTCTCGTTTTTTTCTCTCCCAGCGCTCAATTTAGAGAAAAGAgaataaaaaatgcaatttttctaaatcgaaaaaaagaatTCCTTTTAAAGGTTATAAACgtgttttttcgtttgtttttctttctttctgcaTGTATCTTCTGCTTGTGTGATCGAAACGCCTAAACTTCTGCAATTTTTCGTGGTTGAGAAAccgcaaaacacacacacacgcatacAATTATAAGTCATTGATATATGAACAAGCGTTAGGAATTTGCATGTGACTGTTTATTGATtggtaaaaaatcaactttacaATGTGTATAAAAAGAAATTCATAACTTATAGgtatttatcgaaaattgatgCAAAACCCCCTTTCTTTGAGCGCAATGCGAgttgaaaaaaggaaattatacaacaacaaaaaagtcttAACTAAACACGAGTTGAACTGTTTTATATATATTCATATATcttataacaacaaaaaaaagtaagattaaTCCACATACCCAAACAGTTTGTTGCAAAGTCTTGAGAGGAAAATTTAAGACAAATTCCGTTCAAtcgtttttaaacaaaacaaaacaaaaaagcagcTCAGTCAAACAACAATCATCCCAATCCCAAGTGAAACCAATTGCTGTATTCCTAATGTGTACATTTAGTTACTAACAAtcccccctccctccctcctCTACTCCTACTCCAAACTATACGAATTATTCTTAGtgcaaaaaaaacgcaaatgatAACCGGGAGAGACTGTCTGACCAACTCCTTTTAAAGGATGTGCTTGAAATGAGAccgaaagaagaagaagacgaaaAAGTGGATAAAGAGAttttaagaaacaaaaaaaacttaaaatcttcaaaaactaCGAAAACATTATCCCTTTACTTCAGTGTTAAATAACCTACGAAACACGactactttatttaaaaaaaaaacttcaacactAAGCAaaaaccgagttatgaattcgCGCGACTTAGACGTTGATGAAGTGTGTAACATTTAACCTTAAATGAAAACAGTAAACGCAAAcaagaaacattgaaaaaaaaacaaaacagtttATGATAGTATTATTCAAGTGCATCAATTATATTGGAATGGAAGGAAATCATAGAGAAATAAAGCCCCCCCTAATATATAAGACACAAAGCAAAACCAGAAGAGAAGAGAGGAAAAGAAAACTCGTATGTAaagtaaaagaaaacaaaaacaaaaaaacccctggaaaaagttacataaaaatactttaaaagaaGAGAGACCCGGAAGTTGCGTGTGATTGCGTGGAAAATATGAGAAATTGTCCGTTAACCACGCTTTTACGAGCGCAATTTCACGATCTTATCTGTGAAAAAGTATCGCAACAGGTGTTTTATTGGCTTCCCCAAGCGATAATTCGGAACCGTTTACGTGGTCTAAAACGGTGATAAGGTGCGCATAGTGGAACTTTAAGGGCTGTCATATCCGTtttctgtttttattatttttttggagcAGGTGTCAATCCGAAAACGCTTATCTTAGGGCAGGGAAGATTGTGCGGTTCCCAATCACAGACGTAGAGATCGTACAGCAAAGTTCAAAATAACTCAATCTtgttcaaaaatttcgaaaacttATCTGAATTTATTCCCCCATAGATGCAGCATTCACGAGGATCGAAGTAGGCCGCCTGCGAAATCggatgaaaatcaaaaaaaagacTTGACTTCTGTGACgtttctgttgttgttgttgttgataagaatcaatttttgcaacaaGCATGAGTTACCATCCTTGAGGAGAGAATCGAAGTAAGCCGCGTGCGAGAACGgatgaaaatcaaaaatgactTGACTTCTGTGACAtctctgttgttgttgttgttgttgacaaGAATCAATTTTCGCAACAAgcttaaaaaatgccatccagGAGGAGAGAATCGAAGTAAGCCGCGTGGGTGATCGGATGAAAATCATAAATGACTTGACTTCTGTGACGtctctgttgttgttgttgacaaGAATCAATTTTCGCAACAAGCTTAAAATGCCATCCAGGAGGAGAGAATCGAAGTAAGCCGCGTGGGTGATCggatgaaaatcataaaaaatttgaCCTCTGTGACGtctctgttgttgttgttgacaaCAATCAATTTTCGCAACAAGGATTTGTGtctttgtacacaaaaaaaaactcgtgatATCGACCGattcaaaccaaaacaaaccatgaGCTGACTGAAGAACCGGCATAAAAGACTTGGCAGACAATTTTGAAAGAGTTGTCTGCAAACAAATGAAATTCGTTCTCAGATTTGCAACTGAATTTCTTCAAATCAGCAGTGAGGATAACTTGACTGCTACGTCGGTACTTGAGAAGCAAATCGCTACTAGACCAGTCTTCGACTGACTGCAACTAGCACCAACTCCAAGTCATTTCCCAACGTCCTTCAAAGCCTTCCACCGTCCAACTCGCTGTCCACGTCGCCTGTTAGTGGTCAATACTACACATGTTCCAGCAATTGACCCCCCAATtgcttcaccatccgatagtcCAGTTCACTTCCTTCCAATCgccgctgccgccgccgccgctttAATCTTATCGACCTCTGCGCGCCGCTCTCAAGATTGCAGCCCCGCGCTCGAATAACAGGGCAATAAGATGCCCCATTAGATTAGATTGACCATGTTACGACATCCCGATCACTTATCGGTAATCCCGGGCCCCGAATCGGGGTGGGCGGACAAAGCCTTAATTCTGGAATTGCCACCCACTGGAGGGCAGTCTTGTCGAAGCGTTCCGAGGAAGCGGATTGAAAAGCGAGCGAGCTTAGCTTAAACCAACCAACAAAACTAGTCATGAAGGGATTCCTGGTGTGTTTGCTGCTGGCTTTGGCCGGACAGGTGAGGAGTTTGAGAATGGTGTGGGGTTGAGCGAATATTGAAGGGTTCTTTCTGGTTCCAATTTTGCAGTCTCTGGCCCAGAGCCAGGATGAGTTCGTGGAGTACCTGCTGGAGATCCAGAACCAGGCCGAGACCGTGCACCAGCTGATGGAGGGAACCTTCGACAACGTGCGCTTCACCATGAGCGACCAGCTGATCGAGCTGAACCGTGATCTGATTGCCCGCATGAACTCGGCCCTCGAGGAGGTCGAAGAGATCCGTGACGACACCGAGGAGTTCGTGGAGGCGTCCACCGCCGACCAGCGTTGCATCGACGTGGCCACCTCCAACTGGGAGCTGGAGATCGAGTGGGTCGGACAGGCGCTGCAGCGTTGCGCCGCCCAGGCCAACCTGGAGATCACCGGTGCCACCGCCGGCGTGCACGGAGCCATCGAGGACGCCCAGGTGCAGTCGACCGAGCTGCAGAACATTGTCGTGCGCGGCTTCATCGACTGGAACGCCATCGACTACACCGAGCAGATCTCGACCATCGTGGGAGCGCAGATCGAGCAGAAGTACCAGTACTTCCAGACCGTTACGCAGCCCCTGCTGGAGCGCCGCCTGCAGGCCATCTTCGACCTGGAGACCGACCTGCTGCCGCGCACGCTGACCTGCGTGAACCGTGGCGTGGAACGCTTCCAGAACTACGCCCGCGTCATCCGCGACACGCTGTTCTTCTGCTCGTCTTAAGTTGGAGTGAGATTCTTGTGCTGTTCGTGTACCACGCCGGCGACGGTTTGGGAATAAAGTTACGTTGACGAAAGTGAGACGGTTCTTTTTTTTCCATCTAGGTACTTGAACTCTGTAATTTCCCGAACACCGACGAAAAATCGAACTACCTTTACTTCATTGTCAGTTTATTCCATGACGAGTTGGCGTTTATTCGGGGAAAGAGAGTTAACACAGAGTGGGTGGTGTTTATATAAAAGATGCGCGAGGCAAAGCCTACTGCGCCTAAAGCTAAACTAAACTAATCACCAGGGCCGCACTTAGGGTTGACTTCCAACACCCCCTCTCAAACCTAAAGTGCTTCGGTGCTTCTCGGTCGAAACAGCTTGGGCCCTTGGTGAACACATCGGCGAGCTGGTCACTTGTCAGGAGGAACTGGCAACTTGGTGAGTCCTTCCTGACCAACTATCACGGATGTTGTTGTTGCGGATGCTCCGAGGTTCATCCGCTTCCGGTCGTGTAGATCTTCTTCGTAGTGTACTTGCTCTCCTCTTGGCTTGCCACCGGAGAGTTGATGGCGGTTCCGATCGGTTCGCAGGCAAAACCGAATGTTGAGCGACGATCGACGACGTCGCTTCCCCGGTCTCCGTCCGCAACTCCTAGCAGCGGATCGACGGTCTCGTTCCGTTTGCGCTCCTTTAAGCTTCGAGATCTTCTTGAACAGCAACCGGAACTTGTACCGCTTTTGCCTGTTTTGCAGCGCCTTCAAGCCAACCAGCGATTTGTCCAGCTTTCGCACCTTACTCCCCCTCTCAAATCCTGGAGGCTTCCGTACTTCTGTCTGGTGCAGCTGTTCCACCGCTTCTGTCGGCAGCTCACGAGCGACGATTCGGGCGTTCTTTTCTTTGTAGTCGTACCCCGCACGTTGCGAGCACCCCGTCACGACGAGACGAGCTTTGTACCTGGCAGCAATACCATCTTCTTCCTTCTTGATCCTGAACACCCACTTGCAGCACAAAACTCGGCGACCAGCAGGTGCCTCGACGAGATCCCACGTGCGGTTCTTCTCAAGCGACCGCAATTCGTCGTCGATAGCGCGCTTCCACAGCGGCCAGTCGTCGCGTTTCTGCAGCACTTCATTGGTGTCGGGAATCTCATCCACGAGCCTTGCCGGCCACTTCAGCTTCAACTCGTGGTCGGGCTTTGCCGGATGCTTCTTCACGCGACCTCTTCTTTCTCCCGCAGCTTCCTCCAGTTCTGGTACTGCGTTTTCTTCGggcacttcttcttcttcttgcacTGTGTCATCTGCATCCGATTCTTCACTGTCGAGTTGATCGTCCGTGCACACTTTATCTTCCGGCACTTCTTCTTGACTCTCCAACTCAGCCACCACGTCCGATCCACACATTTCGAGCTCCACGTCAAGCACGAACAAACTTCCGTTCCGCGTTGCAGTGCACTTGACATCTCCGTCCTTCGAAATGCGAGCATGATTCCGGCCAAACGAGACTTCCATTCTGCGCTCAGCCACCTTCTCCACGGAGAACAGATTCGTCGTCAATCCAGGCACGTACAGGACGTCGTGAACCGTGCAGTTCAACGTCCTTTTTCCGACGCCGGCCTTCATTTTCACCTCTCCGACGAAGTGACTTTCGAGCGTCACTCCTGCTTCGGCCACGTTGACCACCTTCGGGGTTTCCATCCGACGCACATTCACCAGCAGATTCCAATCACCAACCATGTGCTCGGAAACATCACTGTCCAGCACCCACCGGAACTTTCCGTCTGCTTCCTCATTGTTGGCTTCTTCCGCTTCTGGCACGAACGGCACGTCTTCCTTGGCACCGGCACTGCTTTCCGCCGCATGCGCCTTCCCCTTCTTCAGCTGCTGCACACTTCCGGCAGCCTGTTTCACCTTCTTCTTCCACGGGCAGTCCACCTTCGTGTGCCCCGGTTTCCCGCAGACGCGACACTTGAACGGAAACGTTCCGTTACTTCCGGCACGCGCTGCTTTCCGGTCCGACACTTCCTTCAGGGCTTCCCACATCAGCTTCGGCGATGACATTCCGCGGACGGCCTCCCGTTGCGGCTCGGCGATCGTTTTGAGCAGGAACAACTTGCACTTTTCGTCCTCTTCCTTCCGAGACTTCTGCAGTGCTTCCTTCCGCACCCGCTCCGCCACGCCTTCCTCCGCAACCACCGTGAAAAACGATTCCTCCTCCAGCGTCCGCTCGATACAGTGGTGGAGTTTCTGCGCCTTCAAATCCGCTTCGATCCGGAAACTCCAGCACGAGAAATTCGTCCCGTCGAACGCGTGCGACACAAATTCGTACTCCATCGCACTAGAAAACGTTCTTTTCGCGTCTTACTCCCGAAAAACTTAACTCACTTTTCGATCGCGAAAAACTACGTCACCTTCCCGGGTGTCCGCGCACgtggaaaaaactttttccttccGTTCGCGGTTTCCTTGGCGACGCGCCACGCGATTTGCTGGGCCACACAACCTGACGAGTTGGCGTTTATTCGGGGAAAGAGAGTTAACACAGAGTGGGTGGTGTTTATATAAAAGATGCGCGTGGCAAAGCCTACTGCGCCTAAAGCTAAACTAAACTAATCACCAGGGCCGCACTTAGGGTTGACTTCCAACATTCCAGATGATGAGAGTATCCCAAAGTGCTCCTGAATTTTCACTCTGAAGTAACTCGAATTACGAAAATTGAGTCTCGACAAGAACAGGAACTAAGACAACGATACAGACTTTTCAACGAACTGTCAACTAAAACTACTTGAGTTAAACTCTGATGGGCTATCTACAaccacttagcttagaacatctaggTAAAGTAAAATAGATAAGCCCGatagtttgacaccaactgttgtcaaacgaagtttgacaccccttttacacggagttcacacacactaccaaacgtttgttttgatagtttgacgttgaccaaccaacggggtacaaactaaaaaagtgtcaaacgaaaaagtgaccaaccggaaaacggaacggaatcgacgtaacaccttataatgtggcccttttaaaccttgcggtttcgtcaacggatccacaggcgtgtatcgttctttttgcgacaagactccgcctcccgggtctcctaagtgtgaaggtatgggcacggggagagggcaccgaataccta
This is a stretch of genomic DNA from Culex pipiens pallens isolate TS chromosome 1, TS_CPP_V2, whole genome shotgun sequence. It encodes these proteins:
- the LOC120414533 gene encoding uncharacterized protein LOC120414533, translating into MKGFLVCLLLALAGQSLAQSQDEFVEYLLEIQNQAETVHQLMEGTFDNVRFTMSDQLIELNRDLIARMNSALEEVEEIRDDTEEFVEASTADQRCIDVATSNWELEIEWVGQALQRCAAQANLEITGATAGVHGAIEDAQVQSTELQNIVVRGFIDWNAIDYTEQISTIVGAQIEQKYQYFQTVTQPLLERRLQAIFDLETDLLPRTLTCVNRGVERFQNYARVIRDTLFFCSS